The stretch of DNA AAAACTTATTTTATGTGTTTTCCTAGCTCTGCCTGTGTTTGAAATAACATGTTATGGATTCCCTACTTTTGACTGTGcatgtgtcatttttttctcttttaatgaaGTTTCTAAGTTCCTTAACACCAACATAAAATTTTTAAGTACTTGCATCGAGGTTTGCAAGCCAGTTTTGTATTCAGAAACAGCATGGAGCTTACAGATAACTCAAACTAAGCATTAATTTTGTGGTAGTACCAGAAtgtatatttttactttctttaacACTTGCTGAGCTCAATATTTATTGTCCCTTTGTGCAAGAGGAGTCCAATATAACCAAATGGAATCTGTGGTTATGGTGACTACCAACTGTAATTCTGTGTTCATCCCTGctattattttctccttatgTAGAGTAGCATTCACAGCTGTGTGTACAAAATACAGTGTTGTTAGTACATAATTTATGGTAGCAATAAGTGGCTTTATTTGAGTGTGGCAGGAGGCACAATTCAGCCAGTTAATGAATGAGTAGTCCAGTTTTAACATATGGAAAGAGATGTTGCAGCTTTTTAAAGTTTCTAGTGTCTTTCAGGTTACCCGTTCTCATCTTAAAACCCCTTTTTAACTGAACAAAGTAAAGGTGCTTCTTATGAGCATGCTTCTTCTTTAATACTTGGTTTGTGCTGTCAAAGGCTGAGCAGAACGTGTGTTTCTTTAGCCTTAGTTTATATAAATGAGAATGTAACTATATTAATGAAGAATGACTACATCTCTGCTAAATGTTTCTCCATAACAAGCTGCATTGCATTTGCAATTAACTACCCTTCTTTTTTCATGAGCAGGTTTTGTAAATGAGATTACTCATTGATTTCAATTATTCAATTGTACTTTCTTACAACTTTCTGTGAAGGTTCTGGACCATTGGTTCAAGTTTCTCCAGGTTTATTGGATGAGCCTCTGTTAGAAAATATTGGAACTGGAGAACCCATTTCCCAAGCTGTGTTCAGACAAACTTCTGAGGCAAACCCTTCACCATTTTCTTATGGTGTAGAAGGCAGCCAAATCTCAGGGAACATTGTGAGCCCTGATAAAAGTTCAGAGGACCTTGCAAAATATGCTTCTGGAGAGTGTGATGATTTGAATGGTTGCAATGGAATTGCTTTTGTAAACATTGACTCTTATGAGCCAGATAGCAGTGATGGAGAAGATGATTGTCAAGACCAACTTTGCTTGGTGAGAGATGAAGCAGGTGTACTTCAGGAAACACTGGATAACATAGTTACTGAGTTAGAAAAAGATGTGGAATCTCTTACACATTTACGGTCCCAATTATCTACTCTTAATGGCAGAGTTTCTAGTGAATGTTGTGAGGAAACAGGACCAGTGCCTTTAACGAGATATTTTAGCACAGATTCAGACTTGACCTATCCAAATAACGGGACATATAAAAAATCTACTGAAGATCAAGCCATTCTGAAAAGTAAGCTGAGTGGTGCCAGCCATGAAACACTACAGGTAAACACGGTGAATATTGAAAACAGGACCTGTGTAACAACTTGTAATGAATTAAATATCAATGATGGGGAGACTGAACAAGGAAATTCACCTGAACTAATAGTGAGAcctaaaatgagaaaatttaaCCCCACAAGCCATTTGGACAGAGAGAAGCTTCCAAGtaataatgaagaagaaagcaaatctgGGAGGGAAGGTGAAATTGCTGAAATCCAGCAAGGCTGTGCTGAGTTTCCCTTcagaaatgacaaagaaaaattgAGCTCCAGTACGTTCTTTGGTTCCAAGTGGTACAATGGTCCTCAAAGCAACACAGAAGTAGACCTAAGGAGCGATACATCAactcaacaacaaaaagatatGCTAGATGATAGCAGTTTCTGGGATGAGTTTGAAGAATGCAGCAGACACCTATCAGTGTCCCACAGAGATGAAGACAGGTAAAGTTCCATTTTTGTATCTGTATTGGGTTGAATTGGATGTGTAAGTAATGTGCAAATCTGCATAATTTGTTAGCAGATGGAACACAGTAGTGAAATTTCAGAATATGATCATATAGCAAAATGCCAACTTCTCCTTTCAGTTCTCCTTCATCTCTCTCCAAGATAATCTAAATAAATGACACTTTACATTACTGCACTATAATGTGATGACTTTggtatttttccaaatattgaACTTAGTTCATAAGAATTGGGtaaggaaagttttttttttgaattatttttaactggaaTTATGCTTTTGATGGTGGAATGAGGAGCCTGTCCTTTAGTTCCCACAATGTGGTGTTGGATAGCATGGCAAGCAGAGACCACTGCAGATAGGTGACAGTCTTTGCTAAGCTGATGTCTCATGTCTTGGCAAGTGACAAGTATATAACTCAGTAATCATTAAATGAAGTTCTTCATCTCTGGAGAATTTGGCTTCGTTAAATCCTAAATTTTGAAATTTATGCATGTGATGTTCTTTGTTTGCTATTAATGACTATagcatttctcctttccttttatgAGGAAATATCTCATTTATATCTCCTTTCCTTTTAATGAGAACTTTAAGATGTATGTACAtacaaattcaaaacagaagagtaTTGGAACAACTTTGACTACCAATATAGTAATAGGTAGGTGACTccgaaaataatgcctcctatttatttccatgaagaCTACTACAGatagagcacaataacactatttgatagaggaaattctcagctacaaaacgctattttttcagcatatttatCCCTATTAgcagagcctgcatgctgtactCACTATTTTGTAGCTGCTATGATGGCACTGTTACTAGGAAAGTGTTGCCCATGAAGTCCCTCTTTCATCAGCAGGAACcgatggaagtcagaaggtcCCAAGGTGGGTGTGGTAGGAtagtccagccaagattgacATTGTGCTCCACCATCTTCAGGCTGGTATTAAGACTggttattgtgttgcaagagaaagactgTCTTCTTTTCAGGCCTCACTCTGGAaatttgagccttcagcttagtcagcatcttgatgtagcagtcagagtggatgttttttcctagttttcaggaaatccagaaggatcacccctttcctacCCAAAATACAGTGCAGTGCTttttacccactgagggctgcatcttgaattttttctttgatgagGAATTCACATATCGCCACTCCATAGACTTCCATTTTGTCTCCAGCTCATACTGGTGATGCCACATCccatcactggtaatgatgtggTCCAGGAAGCTGTCACCTTCAGTTTTGTATTGGTTCAGTACATCCTGACactcctgtgtgagcatttgtgggacccgTGTTTTGGGCATCCattattaatgaattaaaacattattaTGAATTAAAAGTGCCGTTTAGCTCTGTATATAGTTTGCTGGTTGTAATCCCCTGATTTGTTTGGGTGAGTTGACTGAGATATTCATCATTTCATAGTATGatagctgtgcatggctgtccagaaattggcttgtctttcacatcactatTGCCGCTGCTGAAGCACACTgcccaccacttcactgtgctcatgtCCGCTGTTTTACTCAATAAATCTTCAGCGAGCATCAGTGAATGACAGTGAGtggcatttcttctgcatggagaaattcagtggtgcacctttgcttcatgtgcactgCCGTGTcaggtgccattttgtcaggctgcctctctgctgccttctgtcacacagcagcaaaattcgatggaatattggtgggagaGTTCAACCTCCTGCTGaaataccaccaacatccacttctgatgtcatggaccaacgtaataaaataggaggcattactttcagaacatcCCTCCTATTACTATAATCTGTGTTCATAATCATTATTGGATTGTGaaatagaaaacactgaaggaatAGTTCTGAGACTCTGTGTTTGTCTTACAGTATACTTAACTAACCTTTAGGTGTCAGGAGGGGAAGTACTAGAATCTTAAACGTTAGTTGGTACAACATAGAATGTATTGTCTTTTCAAAAACTCCGTATCACTCATCTGTTAAGGCCACTGGCTTAAGTGGTTTTCAGTAATCTATCAACTGTACCTTTGTACGGTTTaaaggagagagcagaggagggaCTGTTGTGAATGGCTTAGAGATTGTCAGAACTTCTTAGTGTTTGATGTGCTAAGATGTGAGGCTGACATTTCTGCACATTTGCTAAGCAAACACTGGTTTTTTATGCATCAGGATGCTGTTAGGAGAAAGTGCATGTGGAGTTCTATTTCTGAGATATTGCACGTGGTTTGCAAATGTCTAGAGAGAACGAGAAAACACTATCACTAAGTAGGATgggcagatttttttctttccttgtgagAGAGAGATGTGAATCAACTCTACACATATATATAATCTATTTATAGGTAGCACAAAATTGTCCCTGAAAACTTTTCTACGCTGGGGAGAAATCTTCATACAAAAAGCAAGAGGACATGTTTGtaagcttgttttctttgcccTAAAGCAGTTCTTAAATCCACATTCTGCCTTGTTTACATTGCAGCTCAGAATGTAGTGATGGAGAATGGCCTGCAACTGGGCCAATCtattttgctgctgcagagaaagaccAGTCCTCAAGCGATGAGAGCTGGGAGACTGTCCCAGGCAAGGAGGAACACGAACCagaagtgctgagcagcagcagtggtgtAGAAGTGAACGCAGACCCTTGTTTCCAAGGAGGgtacatctttattttcattgagTAATTTGTTCCTGTAAATTCTGACAGCAGTAACACAGTAGCCACATGACACtatgcagaataaaataaattctaaaaataGTTACTGTCTTGGCAATAATAATTTATGGGCAACTATGTGATTGATTTGATGTATACATTTAAAATAGGGGAAAATGATGTGTCATATAAATGCTGGCTATTTTGTGAAAGGTATGGAAATAATGAAAGGGCATTCACACTCTAAGAAAAATTAGCAACAGCAGGTATAACAAGGTGGGTGAACTGACTCAAAAAAGACAGATTAGTCAAGGTAATTATATAGCGCATGTCTCTTTACACACATCTTCTGAACTGTGTAGTACTCCATGCAAAGCTGTTGTTTGTCATTGCTTTTCATGTTCCAGTGAATGGAACagctgttctttatttcttcatttctcctttattttcctgtaagtGATTAAAGTAAATTTGAAACATTTGCTTGATGAGAGCttactttttaactttttttttttttatcagaagtctgtttttcttgcaAGGAAAAATTTGTACCTATAAATGGccaaggaattttttttaagtatctaaTATTGACCTTAGATTATTAGTTGGGATCTTTATAAAGCAACAAGTCATGGCTAAGTattcttcctgctgcttctgctcgCAGACATACAGCAGCTAGCACCAAGCAGTCTTAATCTGTTGCTGCTTTATTAGCATCATTGTCTCTTGAGATCTTAAGAATTAGAGTGGCTTTATGAAAACATTATGAAAACCAATCTgtttcagaacagcagcaatggAACTCTGTATCCTTTAGTTTTCTATGATGTGGATAGCCTGCAAATGTGCTAATTTCTAACACGATTCCTATTTATTTGCTCTTTgataagaaaaacagtattccTAATCCCTGTGACTTTTGATCCTCTAGAGAATCTAGGAGTAAGAATCATCTTTCTCCTCATGCACATGGCTTCTCTTACAAATAATCTCTTGGCAATTAGGTCAAGCTTCTCCATGGCAGGCTGCTCCAGGGCATTGAGAGCCTTTAACTTTTAGATTTTGGAGCTTAGATTAATAAGAAAATCTTTAGCACTAAATTTGTTAGCTGTGACAGGGATACTGTGTACTGGGGAAAATGCAAAGGAAGCTGCTTACTGTATGACTGACCTGGAGCTctatgaaaaacagttttgtggCAGCATCATTGGTTTTAGTAGGTTCAGAGTCTGGATGGACCAGCTGATGACACTGAgaaattctattatttttttcccaaagcaagTTAAATTTCTAGTCTGGGACTCTGGGAAACACATAGGTGCAGCCCTTGATGTAGTATTTGTATTCTCTCTTGCTTGCAAATGCTTAGAAGTTGCCTTAGCTTAGTTTTACCTGCTCTTTTATTTATCTGAAGgcaacaaacattttcatttattaattcGAAGGGTGCAAACGTTtttggaggaaggagaaattcCTTGGTTACAGTATCATGAAGAAATAGAAAGTAGCAGTGATGAGGAAAACGATCCAGCTAGTGGTTTTGTGCATCCTGGATTTTTTATGTTGGATGGAAACAACAACCTTGAGGATGACTCCAGTATGAGTGAGGACCTCGATGTGGAGTGGAGGTGCGTATGCCTCTGATAGTTTTCTGCGTTTGTTTGAGTGAGTTTATagtgactgttttcttttgttatgtAAGATGTCTAAACACATACAGCTGTTGGTATGTACATGCTTCAAAGACTGATAATCTGAGTTGTTTGGTTTAAGGTACTGCAAGTTATGGGTTTCCTTTTATGCTAGAAGGTAGATGTAGATCTGTTAAATCAGATTGTGATCTGGGAATGTTCTGGGGCACTGAATATTTTGGgaatgtgtttaatttttcaatTGATTTTTCAAGACAGCAAGTATAGCACGagtataaaaaacaaaaaacaaggcAGTATGAATGCAGTCAACCTTCCAGTCAGTACCACTTTCTAACtggtcttttctttctttgcagctgGAGTAAGTTAGATGTTGTAAAACATACCTTATTGCTCTTAGAAATGCCATGTGCTTACCTAATGTTATTGTAATTTTGAATACTTCACTCGATTTTTTTGTCCTTAAATTGCTGAAGAATAGTGTAATATATTTATCAGAAAAATCCTGCAAATAGCAGGTAGAAAGTTACCAGAGCCACTTGCACAACATAATCCTAGAGTAATATATTGCATTTGTTGTAAATTGCAAGTATGCTAGACTGAACACTTTTTAGTGAAAGACttaaagctttttctcttcttattaCTAATAGTATTAAAAATTTGCTGTGTAGACGTGTCTTCATAAGAAGACAGTGTAAGTACTGTCATATTGACAAAAAGCTCAGTAGAGACTAACATGTGGAAGTCCAAGTTGAAGTAAGGTACATCTTATTACAGGGACAAGCAAGTAGTTACTGCAGCAAGCTAACAAGAAAATTGTAGTATATGGACATAAACTGATTTTTGAGTTTTGGAGATCAGCTTTGGTAAGCTGCTTAACTAATCAGAATAGAAAGAAGGGTGTTTCTCTAATAGtatggtttttttctgttcatcatATGCAGAGAGTAACAATTCTGCTGGtggtcattttaaaatttgatccCTGATTGTTAAGCTGTGAAACATGACACATGATGGAAGTACAATctgaacaattttaaaagtggCCTATTAGAATACACATGAAATTTATTTGCTGAACTTTTGCCCTTTTACTTTGAAGTGGTCAACAATAAAAGCTCACCTCAAGGTCTTCAGATGTCTGTATCACTGTGACTGTACCATTGTGCTGGGCATAGGTGTTGTTAGTGGGTTCTGCCCAGTGCCAGACCCAACTGTTCAGCTGGCTCTGGCAGAGCCCAGCGAGAGCTTGGGAAGAAAGGAGGTTTGTCTTACCATCTAATTCTGTTAACTGATATTAAACTGAATTAACGTTCGCCAAGTTGAGTCCATTTTGCCCATGGAGAATAATTGGCATGTAATCTCCCTGTCTTAATCTCAACTTAGGAGCATTTGCctgtttctccttcctctgtccTATGAAGCTGGGCGAGCGGGAGAGTGGTGGGCACCTGGCAGCCAGCCGAAGTCAGGACTGCTGCAGTAATCACCTAGTGAGAGTGTTATTGATGTGCAACAAGTAAATGTATCCGGTCTTCATGTTGTCGGTACTAGGAAACATTGTCTACTTTCAAACTCATCTTTTTCAGGCTGCTGGATGAGTTTGACGGACTGGGAGTTGCTCAAGTCATTTCATATGTGGATCCTCAGTTTTTCACTTATATGGCACTAGAGGAGCGCTTAGCACAAGCTATGGAGGTATTAAAATATAGCTGTTAATTTTTGTATGAATTAAAACCAAAGCACATAGTGTGTTATTTTAATACACAGATATACAGATTACTGAGTTAGATTCATTTTTCAATTCAGAGGGTACTCTTTTGTGTGTTAATATTAcatatggaaatatttcattagaTAGGAAACATATTTTATCAATATTGCAAAAAATATATGAGAATGGTACAGGTGTTCTAACCATGGTGGTGTTATATCCATGTTGTGACAAGAGCTTTTCTTAGTCAACTTATTAACAAAGATTCAATGAAGATTAGATAAATACTTTCTTGGTCTGTCTTGACCTTTTAGGTTTgcatgtttgaaaataaatgttcaagTTCTTCAAAATGGTATAGAGCAAGAAGTAATTGATCAGCACTGGTTTTAGAACTAGTTTTagaacatgtatttattttctcttaaaggaaaaatgaggaTATTGCCATTTCTACAATGTGTTTCAAAACACATCACTTAAACGTTGACAGATTTTGTACAtaccaaaagaaaattcataCCTAGATCCGTGTGTATAGATTATCCCAGTTTTTTTAAGAGTAGTGGTGgaagtttcttatttttatttctcagaactAGTCTTCATTGGATTTGTTTGTCTTCAGTACACTGTGGATAAACCACCATGGTTATGatcattgtttttttgtttgtttgttttagttatATGATGTTGGTCACTGTCAGAATGAATATAGAGCTAGTTGgctgaaattcagtttcatgCAACATGACAATTTCTGCTCTGTCAGAAATCTTCTCTGCAGAATATTCTCTGCCAAAACAAGAGTCACAAGATGTGTAGATATTTAGTATTGCATTGCAACAATTAAATTGAATGTTTTGTGTGTGAAGTTTAGGGGATAGCAAGAGGGAGCTTGACAGGTAGCTCTTAGTTAAAAGGGGTGAACAGGGCAAATTGTGTCATGGTATGCTTGCAGACGCAATACCaaggacattttaaaatgctttctaaagCTGACAGTCAGTAGAACAATCATACAGCTTTTTATCCTTACAGATAGTGATAAAGGCAACATTTTTTGAATAAGCTTAATTGTGATTTTCCAACGAGGTCAAGGGGCCACACCTGACATTAGCAATCTGACTTGAAGTGCGCATCACTTAAACCATATGGAGGCCAGAATTTTTTGTAGATAGAATATCACAGGGTTTTCTCCAGTTTTGTAGGATCTTGTTAGATTTCCTTGTCTAGAGATGCATCAAAACTGCTTCTTGCTATGTAGAAGGTCTGCTGATATCCTTATTCTAAAAGCAATGTTGTGAAGTTGTATAGGGAAAAATCCATATTGAAAAATAGCTGCCAGTTCTTACTACATCAAACAAGACAGAATTACAGAAGCAAGTTGACCTCTTCCTTAGCAgtgaagaaagaggaattaTGTACAAAGGGAGAACAAATCCCATCCATTTTTATCTATGTATTAATCTGTTAAGAGGAAATTTGAGGTTATTACAGTTCTcttgagactttttttctcatttctaggCAGGAGCATTGTTGAGTTCTGTCAGAAGAAACGTGTAAACTTCTTTCAAGCTGGCCTGTAAACACAGTCCTTGGTGACTGTATGCGTGGCTGACAGAGAAGCTGCTGTAATTATGTTAGTGTCATCAGGAACTGAGTGTCACTGAACTTGCTTGGCAAGCAGGAAGATGAGTACAAAGGAAGGTAGTTGTTCTCTGGAGCCTGTGGTACAGGTCACTGTGGGTGCTGGATGAGAGGGAGCTCCAATTCTCTTAAATAGTATTACTGCTTGAAATTAGCACTTGGGTACCTGAAACTTGATGGTGGACACAGGAGCCTGGCATAGTTGGAATAGTAGGAATCCTCCATAAGAATTTTCAAGTCTTTGTTTACAAGGGAATACGTTAGCATCATACTTGTATAGATACTTCTTAAATTTGTAATTGATTTAATGTTCTCAATTCTATCATTTAGGAGCACACTTATGATGTGTGGATGTTAATTTCTGTATTGTTGGTACAAAATGAGTACCCTGTAAGAAATTCTAAAGTATCTGTGTTGCCTGAAACAGCAAGATGTCTTGCAATAGCTGATGACTCCATTTACTCCCTGCCCTTCCAAGTACCGCAATGCAGAGTATCATTTTAGTTCGTATTTGTTACTGTTCttcttgctttgaaaatctAACTTAGGAAGCAACTTTTAAAGGTGATACTCTCCATGTTAATTCGATTAAGTGGAATTAAAATCCTTTCTCTTGAGGTTTATTACCCTCAAGCAACTTGTAAAACACCTTTCTTCCCAGTGTGAAGGGTCATTATTCAAGTAGTTCAGAAAATAAGTGCAAGGATTACCCTAAACTGTTCAACATTTCTCCTAGGCAATATTAAATTTCTGGAAGTTGAGAGAAACTGAGCAAAAAATGTCTATCTGTccagaattatttttgattaattaaaacaaagactTATGGACATATGGAAAACAAGATATATGAATCACTAGTCCTGTATAAACCATGTTAATAAGATAGGATGCAACCCTACCTCTCACTGGGTCTACAAAGACTAGAAATTTGTTTCTGCAGGAACAGCTTTCAGAACAGCATAAAAGCAAACTTTCCTCGTAGTCATATAGTTGTAGATGTACATAggtctctccaaaagtaatgtaagtttttctgcatggagaaattcagtggcgcacctttgcttcatgtgcactgctgtgtcagatgccattttgtcagtctgcatctctgctgccatctctcactcagcaacaaaatgtgatggaatatCAGCCTCCTGCTGacataccaccaccatctgcctctgatgttgtgggtcaacatcataaaatacaggacattactttcagagcagctgtaaTAGAACTCTTCAGCAAATTTAGAAATGTGAAATCTTTCACCGGAACAGTGAACGATCTAAGTATGTCATGATGTTACAAAGCCTCTTCTTTACCTTTTCTACTCTGGTCATAGTAGCTGGTCAGAAGTCTCTGAAATGTGGAATACAGAAATTTCACTGGAGGGACTGAAActatttataaaacatatttcatgatacgaaaaaataaactgaatgaaGACTTTTAAAGTTTGGATAAGAGACTCTTAAAAATGTCTAGCAGTTTTTATtatgatatttttaatgcagtttttgtATAAAGTATGTGAAAAATCTAATATgaccatttttgttttgtagtttcAATTAAATGCATGTGTGTGTCAAGTAGAGAGATCATGACAATGGGTATCTTAGTATGTAAGTTCAAGATGATGAGACTTGAAAGCTCTTTTAGGGAAATAAGGATTAAAGCAGCCATGAGGAAGAATGAAGACATCTAATTTTATGCTCCTCATCTCTCCGCAAAAGTAAAGGGAATGAT from Numida meleagris isolate 19003 breed g44 Domestic line chromosome Z, NumMel1.0, whole genome shotgun sequence encodes:
- the PJA2 gene encoding E3 ubiquitin-protein ligase Praja-2 isoform X1; translation: MGQEAGKPAWPKSTGGYQTITGRRYGRRHAYVSFRPSLNSQDGNQRQHNGEHGGLELGDVQEQISLCSGPLVQVSPGLLDEPLLENIGTGEPISQAVFRQTSEANPSPFSYGVEGSQISGNIVSPDKSSEDLAKYASGECDDLNGCNGIAFVNIDSYEPDSSDGEDDCQDQLCLVRDEAGVLQETLDNIVTELEKDVESLTHLRSQLSTLNGRVSSECCEETGPVPLTRYFSTDSDLTYPNNGTYKKSTEDQAILKSKLSGASHETLQVNTVNIENRTCVTTCNELNINDGETEQGNSPELIVRPKMRKFNPTSHLDREKLPSNNEEESKSGREGEIAEIQQGCAEFPFRNDKEKLSSSTFFGSKWYNGPQSNTEVDLRSDTSTQQQKDMLDDSSFWDEFEECSRHLSVSHRDEDSSECSDGEWPATGPIYFAAAEKDQSSSDESWETVPGKEEHEPEVLSSSSGVEVNADPCFQGGVQTFLEEGEIPWLQYHEEIESSSDEENDPASGFVHPGFFMLDGNNNLEDDSSMSEDLDVEWRLLDEFDGLGVAQVISYVDPQFFTYMALEERLAQAMENALAHLESLAVDVEQAHPPATKESIDCLPQIIVTDDHDGQEQCCTICCSEYVKDEVITELPCHHLFHKPCVTLWLEKSGTCPVCRHVLAPMLPEAAAATASFLPDDDSSSSV
- the PJA2 gene encoding E3 ubiquitin-protein ligase Praja-2 isoform X2 codes for the protein MGQEAGKPAWPKSTGGYQTITGRRYGRRHAYVSFRPSLNSQDGNQRQHNGEHGGLELGDVQEQISLCSGPLVQVSPGLLDEPLLENIGTGEPISQAVFRQTSEANPSPFSYGVEGSQISGNIVSPDKSSEDLAKYASGECDDLNGCNGIAFVNIDSYEPDSSDGEDDCQDQLCLVRDEAGVLQETLDNIVTELEKDVESLTHLRSQLSTLNGRVSSECCEETGPVPLTRYFSTDSDLTYPNNGTYKKSTEDQAILKSKLSGASHETLQVNTVNIENRTCVTTCNELNINDGETEQGNSPELIVRPKMRKFNPTSHLDREKLPSNNEEESKSGREGEIAEIQQGCAEFPFRNDKEKLSSSTFFGSKWYNGPQSNTEVDLRSDTSTQQQKDMLDDSSFWDEFEECSRHLSVSHRDEDRVQTFLEEGEIPWLQYHEEIESSSDEENDPASGFVHPGFFMLDGNNNLEDDSSMSEDLDVEWRLLDEFDGLGVAQVISYVDPQFFTYMALEERLAQAMENALAHLESLAVDVEQAHPPATKESIDCLPQIIVTDDHDGQEQCCTICCSEYVKDEVITELPCHHLFHKPCVTLWLEKSGTCPVCRHVLAPMLPEAAAATASFLPDDDSSSSV